The genomic DNA GTGCTGCCGCTGATCCACCGCGCCGAGGTCTCGGCGGTGGGCGCCACGCTCACGGCGCCCCGCAGCGGCTGGGACAACGACCTGTCGTTCCTGCCCGACTGGTACAGGGAGGCCTGAGCGGGAGCCTGAGCGCCATGGGCGCCTACATCCTGCGACGCCTCCTGATCGCGATCCCGAGCCTGCTCGGCATCAGCCTGATCCTGTTCACCGTCCTGGCGCTCGCGCCGGGCGACCCGTTCGGCGAGCTCGCCAGCAACCCGAACGTGCCCCCGGAGGTGCGGGCGGCCCTGCGGGTGAAGTTCGGCCTCGATGACCCGATCCTCACCCGCTACCTGCACTGGCTCACCGCCATGCTGCAGGGCGACTGGGGCTTCTCGTTCGCGAGCCGGGTGAACGTCGACACGCTGATCCTGCAGCGGCTGCCGACGACCCTGTTCGTGGTCGGCTCCTCCCAGGTCCTGGCGCTGCTGATCGCGATCCCGGTGGGCCTCACCGCGGCGCGCCGGCCCTACTCGCTCGCCGACCAGGTCGCCAACACGCTGGCCTTCGTGGGCTTCTCGCTGCCGACCTTCTTCACCGGCCTGCTGTTCATCCTGCTGTTCTCGATCAAGCTCGGCTGGCTGCCCTTCGTCTACCAGGCCGACCTGCCGGGCTCCGGCCTGCCCTGGATCTGGGCGAATGTCCGGCAGGCGATCATGCCGGTGGCGGTGCTGGGATTCTTCCAGGCCGCCTCCTACACCCGCTACGTGCGCGCCTCGGCGCTGGACGTCGCCCGCCTCGACTACGTCACCACGGCCCGGGCCAAGGGCCTGACCGAGGGCACGGTGACCCGCCGGCACATCGCCCGCAACGCCCTGATCCCGGTGGTGACGCTCGTCGCCCTCCAGATCCCGGCGGTGTTCGGTGGCGCCATCGTCACCGAGCAGATCTTCCGGATTCCCGGCATCGGCTCGCTGCTGATCGACGCCATGCTGGCCAACGACACGCCGGTGGTGATGGCCGTGACCTTCGTGTTCGCCGGCCTCGTCATCCTGTTCAACCTCGTCGCGGACCTGCTCTATGGCTGGCTCGACCCTCGCATCGCCCTCCGATGAGGCGGTGCCCGTCGCCCGCGCGCCGGCTTCGCCGGGGCGGGAGACGTGGCGGCGCTTCCGGCGGCACCGGCTGGCGCTCGCCAGCGTCGGCGTGCTGGCGCTTCTCGTCGCCGGCGTGGTGTTCGGCGGCCTGCTCTGGCCGGTCGCCATCGACGACATCGACTTCGCGGCCCAGCTCCAGGGTCCGTCCTGGGACCACCCGTTCGGCACCGACGATCTCGGCCAGGACCTGCTCGCCCGGATGATCTACGGCGGGCGGATCTCGCTCGCGGTCGGCTTCGCCGCCATGGCGGTGGCGAGCCTGATCGGGGTCTTGGTCGGCGCGCTCGCCGGCATGTCGCGCCGGTTCCTCGACCCGGTGCTGATGTGGCTGACCGACCTGTTCCTGTCGCTGCCGCAGCTGCCGCTGCTGCTCCTCGTGATCTACCTGTTCCGCGACAGCCTGAAGGCCGTGTTCGGCAGCCAGGGCGGCGTGTTCCTGATGATCGTCGCGGTGATCGGGGGCTTACGCTGGATGCCGGTCGCCCGGCTGGTGCGGGCGCAGTTCCTGAGCCTGCGCGAGAAGGAGTTCGTGGAGGCGGCCCGCTCGCAGGGGGCGACGACCGGGCACCTCGTGCGCCGCCACATCCTGCCGAACGCGCTGGGGCCGGTGATCGTGGCGGCCTCGATCGAGGTCTCGTCCGCGATCATCGCGGAATCGACCCTGTCCTTCCTGGGGCTCGGCTTCCCGCCCGACATCCCGACCTGGGGGCGGCTGCTGTTCGACGCCAAGGACCACCTCGACGTCGCCCCGCACTGGGCGCTGTTCCCGGGGGGCGCGATCTTCCTGACCGTGCTGTCGATCAACTTCATCGGCGACGGCCTGCGCGACGCCCTCGACCCGCGGCGGGTTCTCTAGCGATGGCAGATCCGGTGGACCCGATCCTCTCGGTTTCCGACCTCACCGTCTCCTTCCGCTCGGACGGGCGCTGGCGCGAGGTCGTGCACGGCGTCTCGTTCGACGTGGGCCCGCGCGAGACCGTGGCCCTCGTCGGCGAATCCGGCTCCGGCAAGAGCGTCACCGCCCTGTCGATCCTGCGCCTCCTGCCGCGGGACGCGAGCCGCATCGGCGGGCGCGTGCGCTTCGCGGGCCGCGAGCTGCTCGCCGCCCCCGAGGCCGAGATGCGCCGGGTGCGCGGCGATTCCATCGCCATGATCTTCCAGGAGCCGATGACCTCCCTGAACCCGGTCCTGACGATCGGCTTCCAGATCGCCGAGGCGCTGATCCGGCACCGGGGCCTGTCGCGGTCCGCCGCCGAGGCGGAGGCGCTGCGGCTCCTCGACAAGGTCCGGATCCCGGCCGCCCGGTCGCGCCTGCACGAGTACCCGCACCGCTTCTCGGGCGGCATGCGCCAGCGGGTGATGATCGCCATGGCGCTCGCCTGCCGGCCGAAGCTCCTCATCGCCGACGAGCCGACCACGGCTTTGGATGTCACGATCCAGGCCCAGATCCTCGACCTGATCAAGAGCCTGCAGGACGAGGAGGGCATGTCGGTCCTGTTCATCACCCACGACATGGGCGTGGTCGCCGAGATCGCCGACCGCACCGTGGTGATGTACCGGGGCCGCGCCGTGGAGGCCGGCCCGACCGCGCGGATCTTCGACGCCCCCGCCGAGCCCTACACGCGGGCGCTGCTCGCCGCGGTCCCGCGCCTCGGGACCATGGCGGGCCGGCCCCGCCCGATGCGCTTCCCGGTGGTCGACCGGGCCACTGGCCTGGCGGCACCGACGCCCGAGACCCCCGACACCGTCAGGGCCGCCGAGCGCCCGGTGCTGGAGGTGCGCGACCTGACCACCCGGTTCGACATCCGCTCCGGCCTCCTCGGCCGCGTGACCGGCCGCGTCCACGCGGTGGAGCGGGTCTCGTTCAGCCTCGCGGCCGGCGAGACCCTGGCGCTCGTCGGCGAGTCCGGCTGCGGCAAGTCCACCACCGGCCGCTCCATCCTGCGCCTCGTCGAGCCGCTCTCGGGCTCGGTCCTGCTCGACGGCGAGGACGTCACCGGCCTCGACCCGAAGACCCTGCGCACCCGCCGCCAGCGCATGCAGATGATCTTCCAGGACCCGTTCGCCAGCCTCGACCCGCGCCTGAGCGTCGGCGCGGCGGTGGCGGAGCCGCTGCTGATCAACCGCCTCGCGACGCCCCGCGAGGCCCGGCGGCGCGCCGAGGACCTCTTGGCGCGGGTCGGGCTGCCCCCGGAGACCGCCGGGCGCTTCCCGCACGAGTTCTCCGGCGGCCAGCGCCAGCGCATCTGCATCGCCCGGGCGCTCGCCCTGAACCCCCGCCTGATCGTCGCCGACGAGGCGGTCTCGGCGCTCGACGTCTCGGTGAAGGCGCAGGTCGTGAACCTGATGCTCGATCTCCAGGCGGAACTCGGCCTCGCCTACCTGTTCATCTCGCACGACATGGCGGTGGTCGAGCGGGTGAGCCACCGGGTGGCGGTGATGTATCTCGGCGAGATCGTGGAGATCGGCCCCCGGGCGGCGATCTTCGGCGACCCGCAGCACCCCTACACCAGGAAGCTGCTCGCCGCCGTGCCGGTCCCGGACCCGGCCCGGCGCGGCGCGCGCCACGCCCTGCCGGACGACGAGATCCGCAGCCCGATCCGGGTCCCCGACTACGTGGCGCCGGAGCGGCTCTACCGGGAAGTCGCGCCCGGCCACGTCGTGCAGGACTGGGGCGCCGACTGGGACGCGGGCAGCCTCCGGGGCGCGGCCGCCTGAGGCCGGCGGCCCCGAAGCTCACAGGCGCGGTCGGCGACGGGATCCAGCGTAAAGCTTGCTGTCGTGCTCACTATACGAGCAATCTTGCCCAGAAACCGGTCAGTACCGGTAAGAAAGCTTTGATTATTCCCGCATTAATGTGGTCGCCACACACGCGGTGTGTTGCCGCGACGAAGCGGTCGAGAGGCTTCCTTGCGCGCGAGCGATTTCAGATCCTTCCACGAGGCGTCGAAGCGCAGCGGCGTGATCCTGTCGTTCGGCGGAGATCTGTCGGAGAACATCCTGTTCTCGCTCGGGGAAGTGCTGAAGCTGCGCATGCGGCACGAGGAGACCGACGCCGCCGTCGCCAAGCGCGTCTTCTCGATCTTCGTCGAGCAGGCCCAGAACGTGATCCGCTACTCGGCCGACAAGGTCGCGCCCGCCGAGCCGCCGGGACCCGCCCGGGTCAGCGCCGGCATGATCGCGGTCGGCACCGAGGCGGGCCGGTTCTTCGTGGTCTGCGGCAACGAGGTCGGCAAGACCGAGGTCCCGCGGCTGCGCGAGCGGCTCGACGAGATCGCCACCCTGTCGAGCGACGAACTCAAGAAGGTCTACCGCGAGAAGCTGCGCCAGCCGCCGGACGAGGGCAGCCTCGGCGGGAGCATCGGACTGATCGAGATCGCCCGCCGGTCGAGCGCCCCTGTCGAATACGACTTCCAGGATCTGGGCGCGGAGCGCAGCCTGTTCTGCCTCAAGGCCTTCATCTGAGGATCGCACGGACATGGACCGCATCACGCTGCCCCGGACCGAGCGCTCGCCCGAGGTCGATTTCGACTTCGCGTCGGGGCGGCTCGTCCTGCGCGGCGAATCCTACCCGGAGGACGCCGCCGCGTTCTTCGGCCCGCTGCTGCAGGCCCTGCGCGGCCACCTCGCGGCGACCGAGGCGAGCCCGATCACCTTCGACGTCGCGCTCGCCTACTTCAACTCGTCGAGCGCCAAGGCGCTGATGAACCTGTTCATGCCCCTGGAGGACGCCGCCGCCGAGGGGCGCCCGGTGACGATCCGCTGGATGTTCGGCGCCGACGACGACGTGATCCAGGAGGCCGGCGAGGATTTCGCGGCCGATTTCGCGCATGCCCGGTTCGAGATGATCGCGAGCGTCCCCGCGTGAGCCCGCACCGGGCGCCGGCCCACGATCTCCTGTCCGAGCCGGCGGACGCCTTCAGCCTGTTCGACACCGAGGAGGCCGTCCTCGGCCGGTCCGAGGTGATGCTGGCCCGCCTCGCCGAGGTCGGCGACGGGGTGCGGGAGCTCGCCGGCGCCTACCGGCGCAGCTACCACGAGCAGCGCCGGCTGGTGCGGCTGAGCGACCGGATGCAGCTCGACCTGCACCGGGCCAACCAGCGGCTCGCCGAGCAGCAGCGCGCCCTGCGCCACCTCAACGACGCCCTCTCGGCGGAGATCGAGCACCGGGCGCGCCTCGAGGCCGAGCTCCGCCGCCTCGCCGACACCGACCACCTCACCGACGCCCTGTCGCGCCGCCGCTTCCTGCAGATCTGCGAGGAGGTCTGGGCCCGGACGCAGTCGGGCGACACGCCCTCCAGCGTGCTGATGCTCGACCTCGACCGCTTCAAGCAGATCAACGACCGCTACGGCCACAGCGCGGGTGACACGGTCCTCAAGGCCTTCGTCGAGACCTGCCGCGACAGCCTGCGCGCGGTCGACGTGATCGGCCGCATGGGCGGCGAGGAATTCGCCATCCTCGTCACCGGCACCGTGCTGGCCGAGGCGCAGGCCATCGCGGAGCAGCTCCGCCACGCGGTGGCGCAGCGGCCCGTGCGCCTGGAGCACGGGCCGCTGCCGATCTCGGTGAGCATCGGCCTCGCGGCGTTCGGCCCGAGCGAGTCGATGTCGGCGACGCTCCGGCGGGCCGACGCGGCGCTCTACGCCGCCAAGCACGCCGGCCGCGACTGCGTGCGCTGCGCGGCGGAGCCGGGCGCGTCCCTGACCTGAGGTGCCGCCCGGCGCATGCGCGCAACCGCTGTGACACGGAGTGACGTCGCGTGAGCGGACCTGACACGGCCCTGGACAGCCCGCGTCCCGTCGGGGGGATCCGCGGCGCGAGACCGCTGCGGACCGGCGACGCCCTGGCGCAGCTCGGCTTCGCCGACATCGACCCCGTCCCGGCCGCCGGCGGCGCCGGGCGCGCGGGCGGCCTGCGCGGGGCCGGCCCGATCCGCCGGGGCGACCCCCTGTCGAAGCGCGGCTTCGCCGACGTGCTGGCCGCGGGGGCGCCCGCGGACGAGCTGATGAAGCCCGGCGCCCTGCGCGGGGCGGCCCGGGGCCGCGACCTCGACAGCCTGTCCCACACCCTGTTCCTGCGCATCTACCCGGTGATCGGCGCCCTCCTGCTGCTGACCCAGCTCGGGATCGCCTGGGTGACCTACACCGACCAGCTCCGCCTGTACGGCGACCGGGCGCATCTCCTCGCCCGGCTCACCGCCGCGGCGATCGCGCGGCCCGACTGGGCGCGCGACCCGGACGCCTACGACGGCCCGCTCAAGGCCCTGGCCGCCGAGCCCGATTTCGCCCACGCCGTCCTGCGCGACGCCGCGGGCCACGTCGTCGGGTCAGCGGGCGCGGCGCCTCCGGCGCGGGGCTGGTCCACCCTCTCGGCCCAGGCCGACCTGTCGGTGCCCGGCCGCGCCGGCCCGGCGGGCAGCCTGACCGTCACGGTCTCCACGAAGGCGCTGCGGGACAACGCGGCGTGGCAGGTGATGCTCGCCCTCGGCGCCAGCGTCGGGCTGATGATCGCCTTCGTGATCACCCTGCACGCCACCGTGCGCCGCCACGTCATGGCGCCGCTGATGCGGCTGCTGCTCGCGATGCGGGAGATCGAGCACAAGCGCTGGACGACCGTGGACCTCGGGGGCGCCTACCGGCCGAGCAACGAGATCGACGTCATCAGCCAGGCCTTCAACCGCATGGTCGAGGGCCTGCGGAGCGGCGACGCCGCCAAGCAGCTCCTCGTCGAGCTGGAGCAGGCCCACGACAGGCTGGAGCGCGCCAACCGCCAAGTGATCGAGAGCATCGGCTACGCCCGGCGCATCCAGGATTCGGTGCTGCCGGACCGGAACGCCCTGGCGGGCGCCGGGGTCGAGGTCGCGGTGCTGTGGGAACCGCTCCACGTCGTCGGCGGCGACTATTTCTGGCTGGAGGAGATCGACGGCCTCTGCGTGATCGCCGTGGCCGACTGCACCGGCCACGGCGTGCCCGGCGCGTTCCTGACCCTGATCGTCGCGACCGCCCTCGACCGGCTGCTGCACGAGCGCGGCCTGCGCGCGCCGGCCGCGATCCTCGCCGGACTCGACGCGATGGTCCGCACGCAGCTCCGACAGGACGGCCGCGGCGCCGAATCGGATGACGGGCTCGATTGCGGCCTGTGCGTCTGGGACCGCACGGCCGGAACCCTGCACTTCGCCGGCGCCGGCCTGTCGCTCACGGTGGTCCGGGACGGCGTGGCCGAGCGCGTCCGCGGCGGCCGCCGGGGTCTCGGCTACCCGCGCCCCGCCCGGGCGGGCCAGCGGGAGGACGTCATCGCGGACATCGCCGTTCCGGTGGCGGGCGCCACCTTCTACCTGATGACGGACGGCATCACCGATCAGATGGGCCGCGCGGCGCCGGACCGGGCGCCGCGGCTCCTCGGCCAGCGCGGCGTGGCCGACAGCCTCCTGCGCCACGCCGACCTGCCCCTCGCCGCCCAGGCCGCCGCCCTCGAGGCCGACCTCGACGCCTATCGCGGCGCCGAGACCCGGCGGGACGACATGACCCTGGTGGCGTTCCGGTTTCCCCAGAACGGAGCGCCGGCCGCCGCCTAAGGCGGCCCGTTATCCGGCGCCGTGTCCGGGACCGGCGAGCCCGGCGGCGCATCGATCGATCCAACAGCGGCGTAGGGCCGGCGATCCGGCCCGCGCCATGCCCGGGCCCGGGAGAGGCATCGCGGCCGCGCGGCGGGCACCTCGAAGGAGCCGTGCGGCCGGCCGCGTCGTCGCGCGATCCGCCTGCGCCGCGGACGCCGTCTGTACCAATGTCCGCCGCTCGAAATCGGCCGCGGGCGCGCGCGCGACGATCTCCGTGGCCGAACAGCGATATCGCCCGCTTTTCACTGCTGATGTCTCAAGTAAAACCGCCACCTCTCGGCGGGGTGGCGCCCGCGATCAATTGCCGTTACGCTGCCTTTCTGTCGATACCATTCTCTCATTTGAAAATTTACAAAGAACAGATCTGGAGCGATCGGTCCATGTTGTGTGCCGAAAGAGAAGGGCAGCGCGGCGTTCCGGCCGGCACCCGCGCCGGGCCCGGCGCGGCGCAGCCGGTTCCGCGGTCCGAGGTGGCGGGCGAGATCGGCTCCGCGCGCCTCCTGCAGGGGCGCCGCGAGATCGTCATCCGCCACGGCGACCACGCCTATCGCCTGCGGGTGACCGCCAGCGACAAGCTGATCCTGACCAAATGAGCGCACCCGGCCTTCTGTCGCGCCGCGCCCTCCTGGCCGCCGCCGCGGCCGGGGCGCTCGCTCCGCGCACCGCCGCCGCGCAGGCGGCCACCCGCATCGCCGCCCTGGGCGGGGCCGTCACCGAGATCCTCTACCGCCTCGGCGCCGGCGGCCGGGTCGTCGCGGTCGACACGACCAGCCTCTACCCGCCCGAGGCGCTGCGCGAGAAGCCGAATGTCGGCTACCTGCGGGCGCTCTCGGCCGAGGGCCTGCTCGCGCAGCAGCCCGACCTGATCATCGCCGCCGAGGGGGCCGGGCCGCCCGCGGTCCTGACGCAGCTGCGCGAGGCCGGGCTGCGCGTCGAGACGGTGACGGAGCCGCCGAGCCCCGAGGGCGTGCTGGACAAGATCGAGACAGTCGGGCGCCTCGCGGGCCTGGAGCGGGAGGCCGAGACCCTCGAGGCCGAGGTCCGCACCCGTTTCGCCGACCTCGCGGTCCGGCGCGCCCGGATCGCCCGGACGGCCCGGGCCCTCGTCGTCCTGTCGGTCCAGGGCGGCCGGACCGTCGTCGGCGGCACCGGCTCCTCGGCGGACGGCATCCTGACCCTGGCGGGCATCGCCAACGCTGCGGCGGGCCTGGACGGCTTCAAGCCGATGACCGACGAGGCCATCCTGGCCGCCGCCCCCGACGCGGTGGTGATGATGCAGAACGGCCCCGAGCCGCCGAGGCCCGAGAGCATCTTCGCCCCCGGCACGGCCCTCGGCCAGACGCCGGCGGCGGCGCAGGGCCGGCTGGTGGCCATGGACGGCCTCTACCTCCTCGGCTTCGGGCCGCGCACGCCCGAGGCCGCCACCGACCTGATGCGGGCGCTCTATCCGGACCTGCCGCGTGACTGAGCCGCGCCGCGGCGGGCGGGGCGCGTGAGCCGCCGTTCCGCGACGCCCTGGGTGCTGGGCATCCTGGCGGCCCTGGTGCTCGCCGCCGCCCTGCTCTCCGTGAGCCTCGGGGCGATCCGCATCCCGCCGGAGCGGGTCCTCGCGGCCCTGACCGGGGAGGGGAGCGATCCGGCCCGCGCCCGGGACGCGCTGGTGATCCTCTCGATCCGCCTGCCCCGCACCCTGCTGGGGCTGCTGGTCGGGGCCGGGCTGGCGGTCTCCGGAGCGCTGATGCAGGGGCTGTTCCGCAACCCCCTGGCCGACCCGGCGCTGGTCGGGGTCTCGTCGGGGGCTGGGCTCGCCGCCGCGGTCATCATCGTGCTCGGCGACCGGATCCTCGCCCGCCTGGGTGTCCCGGGACCGCTGCCCTACGCCGCGCTGCCGGCCGGGGCCTTCCTCGGCGGCCTGTGCGCGACCCTCATCCTCTACGCCCTCGCGACCCGGTCCGGGCGCACCGCGGTGGCGACGATGCTGCTCGCGGGGATCGCGCTGGGGGCGCTGAGCGGCGCGCTGACCGGCCTGCTGACCTTCGTCAGCGACGACCGGCAACTGCGCGATCTCGCCTTCTGGTCGCTGGGCAGCCTCGGCGGCGCCACCTGGTCCAAGGTCGCGGCCTCGGCGCCGCTGATCCTGCCGGTGCTGGCCGCGGTCCCGCTCCTGGGCCGCGGCCTGAACGCGCTCGTCCTCGGCGAGGCCGAGGCCTTCCACCTCGGCGTCCCGGTGGAGCGGCTGAAGCGCGCCTGCATCGTGCTGGTGGCGGTGGCGGTGGCGGTCGGCGCCAGCGTGGCGGCGGCGGGGGTGATCGGCTTCGTCGGCCTCGTGGTGCCGCACGCCCTGCGGCTGCTGATCGGCCCGGGGCACCGGCTGCTGCTGCCGGCCGCAGCGCTTCTCGGCGGCGCTTTCCTGGTGCTCGCCGACGTGGTGGCGCGCCTCGTCGCCGCGCCCGCCGAGCTGCCGATCGGGATCGTCACCGCGCTGGTCGGCGCGCCGGTCTTCCTGTGGCTGCTCCTCGGCCGGGTGCGGGTGGACGATGTCTGACGATGTCTGACGATGTCTGACCATGCCTGATCCGGCCCTGCTCGTGGCCCGCGACCTGACCGTCACGGTGGCGGGGCGCGCGCTCGTGCGCGACGTCTCCCTGGCGGTGGAGGCCGGCAGCCTGCAGGTGATCGTCGGCCCGAACGGGGCCGGCAAGTCGACCCTCGTCGGCCTGCTCAGCGGCGCCCTGCGGCCCACGAGCGGCACCGTCGCCTATGACGGCGCGCCCGTGGCGACGATCCCGCCCTGGCGGCTCGCCGCGATGCGGGCGGTGCTGCCGCAGGCGGCGCGCCTCGCCTTCCCGTTCGCGGCGGCCGAGGTCGCCCGGATCGGCCTGGACGGCATCGGCCGGGGCCTCGGGGCCCGCGACCGGGCGGCGATCCTGGCGCGGGCCCTCGCGCGGGCCGACGTGGCGCATCTCGCCGACCGGGCCTACCCGACCCTCTCGGGCGGGGAGCAGGCGCGGGTGCAGTTCGCCCGGGTGCTCTGTCAGCTGGAGGCCGGCCGCAAGGTCGCCGACCGGCAGGTGCTGTTCCTCGACGAGCCGACCGCGAGCCTCGACCTCCGGCACCAGGGCGCGCTGCTCGACGCCGCCGCCGGGCTGGCGGCGACCGGCGTCGCCGTGGTGGCGATCCTCCACGACCTCAACCTCGCGGCCGCCTACGCCGACCGGCTGCTGGTCCTCGACGGCGGCCGGCTGCTCGCCGGCGGGCGGCCGGCCGAGGTCCTGACCGACGACCTGATCGCCGGGGTCTTCGGCGTCCGCTGGCCGGTCGGGCGGGTGCCCGCGGGCGGCCAGCCCTTCCTGCTGCCGCACCGGGGTGCGGCCGGTCGCGTGCGGGACTGATCGGACTTCGCGGCTCCCGGGCGGCGTCCGGCCCGCGCGGGCAGGCAATGCGCGGCGCGCGGGCCAGCAATCCCGGAAATGTCGGTTGCACATCTCTGTCGCGATCGGCGAGACAATCTTCAGCAAGCCAGCCATCCGCCAGCCAGCTCTCTGGAACGACTGTGTGCGGGCGGCTGTCATCATGCCTTATGCTTCTCACCGGGCGCTCGTCGCCCTCGGCGTCGTGCTGGCGACCCTGCCGGGCGCTCGGGCGGAGGAGGCCGGCCAGGCCGCGCTCCCCGAGCCCGCGATCGGCCTCGACACCCTGTCGGTCACCGCGACCAAGACCGCCATCCCGGCCGTCGACGCCCTGGCGGGCACGAGCGTCGTCCCGCGGGCCGCGCTCGACCGTCTCCAGCCCGGGCGCCTGTCCGAGGTGCTGCGCGACGTGCCCGGCGTGATCACCCAGGAGAACCGGAACGACCCGGCGCAGGCGATCAACATCCGCGGCCTCCAGGATTTCGGCCGGGTGAACGTCCTGGTCGACGGGGCCCGGCAGGATTTCCAGGTCTCGGGCCACGGGGCCAACGGCGTGTTCTACCTCGATCCCGAGCTCGTCGGCGGCGTCGACGTCACCCGCGGGCCGACGGCGACGGTCTACGGCTCCGGCGCCATCGGGGGCGTCGCGGCGTTCCGCACCCGGTCGATCGACGACATCCTGGCTCCCGACGAGAGCGCCGGCTTCGTGCAGAAGCAGGGCTTCGGCACGAACGGCCA from Methylobacterium radiotolerans JCM 2831 includes the following:
- a CDS encoding ABC transporter permease, which translates into the protein MGAYILRRLLIAIPSLLGISLILFTVLALAPGDPFGELASNPNVPPEVRAALRVKFGLDDPILTRYLHWLTAMLQGDWGFSFASRVNVDTLILQRLPTTLFVVGSSQVLALLIAIPVGLTAARRPYSLADQVANTLAFVGFSLPTFFTGLLFILLFSIKLGWLPFVYQADLPGSGLPWIWANVRQAIMPVAVLGFFQAASYTRYVRASALDVARLDYVTTARAKGLTEGTVTRRHIARNALIPVVTLVALQIPAVFGGAIVTEQIFRIPGIGSLLIDAMLANDTPVVMAVTFVFAGLVILFNLVADLLYGWLDPRIALR
- a CDS encoding ABC transporter permease, translated to MAGSTLASPSDEAVPVARAPASPGRETWRRFRRHRLALASVGVLALLVAGVVFGGLLWPVAIDDIDFAAQLQGPSWDHPFGTDDLGQDLLARMIYGGRISLAVGFAAMAVASLIGVLVGALAGMSRRFLDPVLMWLTDLFLSLPQLPLLLLVIYLFRDSLKAVFGSQGGVFLMIVAVIGGLRWMPVARLVRAQFLSLREKEFVEAARSQGATTGHLVRRHILPNALGPVIVAASIEVSSAIIAESTLSFLGLGFPPDIPTWGRLLFDAKDHLDVAPHWALFPGGAIFLTVLSINFIGDGLRDALDPRRVL
- a CDS encoding ABC transporter ATP-binding protein; its protein translation is MADPVDPILSVSDLTVSFRSDGRWREVVHGVSFDVGPRETVALVGESGSGKSVTALSILRLLPRDASRIGGRVRFAGRELLAAPEAEMRRVRGDSIAMIFQEPMTSLNPVLTIGFQIAEALIRHRGLSRSAAEAEALRLLDKVRIPAARSRLHEYPHRFSGGMRQRVMIAMALACRPKLLIADEPTTALDVTIQAQILDLIKSLQDEEGMSVLFITHDMGVVAEIADRTVVMYRGRAVEAGPTARIFDAPAEPYTRALLAAVPRLGTMAGRPRPMRFPVVDRATGLAAPTPETPDTVRAAERPVLEVRDLTTRFDIRSGLLGRVTGRVHAVERVSFSLAAGETLALVGESGCGKSTTGRSILRLVEPLSGSVLLDGEDVTGLDPKTLRTRRQRMQMIFQDPFASLDPRLSVGAAVAEPLLINRLATPREARRRAEDLLARVGLPPETAGRFPHEFSGGQRQRICIARALALNPRLIVADEAVSALDVSVKAQVVNLMLDLQAELGLAYLFISHDMAVVERVSHRVAVMYLGEIVEIGPRAAIFGDPQHPYTRKLLAAVPVPDPARRGARHALPDDEIRSPIRVPDYVAPERLYREVAPGHVVQDWGADWDAGSLRGAAA
- a CDS encoding SiaB family protein kinase, with product MRASDFRSFHEASKRSGVILSFGGDLSENILFSLGEVLKLRMRHEETDAAVAKRVFSIFVEQAQNVIRYSADKVAPAEPPGPARVSAGMIAVGTEAGRFFVVCGNEVGKTEVPRLRERLDEIATLSSDELKKVYREKLRQPPDEGSLGGSIGLIEIARRSSAPVEYDFQDLGAERSLFCLKAFI
- a CDS encoding DUF1987 domain-containing protein, with protein sequence MDRITLPRTERSPEVDFDFASGRLVLRGESYPEDAAAFFGPLLQALRGHLAATEASPITFDVALAYFNSSSAKALMNLFMPLEDAAAEGRPVTIRWMFGADDDVIQEAGEDFAADFAHARFEMIASVPA
- a CDS encoding GGDEF domain-containing protein, which encodes MSPHRAPAHDLLSEPADAFSLFDTEEAVLGRSEVMLARLAEVGDGVRELAGAYRRSYHEQRRLVRLSDRMQLDLHRANQRLAEQQRALRHLNDALSAEIEHRARLEAELRRLADTDHLTDALSRRRFLQICEEVWARTQSGDTPSSVLMLDLDRFKQINDRYGHSAGDTVLKAFVETCRDSLRAVDVIGRMGGEEFAILVTGTVLAEAQAIAEQLRHAVAQRPVRLEHGPLPISVSIGLAAFGPSESMSATLRRADAALYAAKHAGRDCVRCAAEPGASLT
- a CDS encoding SpoIIE family protein phosphatase, whose amino-acid sequence is MSGPDTALDSPRPVGGIRGARPLRTGDALAQLGFADIDPVPAAGGAGRAGGLRGAGPIRRGDPLSKRGFADVLAAGAPADELMKPGALRGAARGRDLDSLSHTLFLRIYPVIGALLLLTQLGIAWVTYTDQLRLYGDRAHLLARLTAAAIARPDWARDPDAYDGPLKALAAEPDFAHAVLRDAAGHVVGSAGAAPPARGWSTLSAQADLSVPGRAGPAGSLTVTVSTKALRDNAAWQVMLALGASVGLMIAFVITLHATVRRHVMAPLMRLLLAMREIEHKRWTTVDLGGAYRPSNEIDVISQAFNRMVEGLRSGDAAKQLLVELEQAHDRLERANRQVIESIGYARRIQDSVLPDRNALAGAGVEVAVLWEPLHVVGGDYFWLEEIDGLCVIAVADCTGHGVPGAFLTLIVATALDRLLHERGLRAPAAILAGLDAMVRTQLRQDGRGAESDDGLDCGLCVWDRTAGTLHFAGAGLSLTVVRDGVAERVRGGRRGLGYPRPARAGQREDVIADIAVPVAGATFYLMTDGITDQMGRAAPDRAPRLLGQRGVADSLLRHADLPLAAQAAALEADLDAYRGAETRRDDMTLVAFRFPQNGAPAAA
- a CDS encoding hemin uptake protein HemP, whose amino-acid sequence is MLCAEREGQRGVPAGTRAGPGAAQPVPRSEVAGEIGSARLLQGRREIVIRHGDHAYRLRVTASDKLILTK
- a CDS encoding heme/hemin ABC transporter substrate-binding protein, translating into MSAPGLLSRRALLAAAAAGALAPRTAAAQAATRIAALGGAVTEILYRLGAGGRVVAVDTTSLYPPEALREKPNVGYLRALSAEGLLAQQPDLIIAAEGAGPPAVLTQLREAGLRVETVTEPPSPEGVLDKIETVGRLAGLEREAETLEAEVRTRFADLAVRRARIARTARALVVLSVQGGRTVVGGTGSSADGILTLAGIANAAAGLDGFKPMTDEAILAAAPDAVVMMQNGPEPPRPESIFAPGTALGQTPAAAQGRLVAMDGLYLLGFGPRTPEAATDLMRALYPDLPRD
- a CDS encoding FecCD family ABC transporter permease; the protein is MSRRSATPWVLGILAALVLAAALLSVSLGAIRIPPERVLAALTGEGSDPARARDALVILSIRLPRTLLGLLVGAGLAVSGALMQGLFRNPLADPALVGVSSGAGLAAAVIIVLGDRILARLGVPGPLPYAALPAGAFLGGLCATLILYALATRSGRTAVATMLLAGIALGALSGALTGLLTFVSDDRQLRDLAFWSLGSLGGATWSKVAASAPLILPVLAAVPLLGRGLNALVLGEAEAFHLGVPVERLKRACIVLVAVAVAVGASVAAAGVIGFVGLVVPHALRLLIGPGHRLLLPAAALLGGAFLVLADVVARLVAAPAELPIGIVTALVGAPVFLWLLLGRVRVDDV